From the genome of Watersipora subatra chromosome 9, tzWatSuba1.1, whole genome shotgun sequence:
TGATATCTTAACAATACAATTATGCGCCTGGTACatgaattataaaattatactcTGTGTTTGTCATTAAATACATATGGTGTCTATAAATGACACAATGAATAGTGGGCTACAACTCATTACATATGTTGTCTTTTTATTTAGTTACTAGCTGGACTGCAGAACTAATCATTGTGGCCAGTTGTATGTCTGGATGACTTTGATGACAGGCATCTAAAAAGTGCCTTCATTGTACTCTACTGTGTTCCGAATGAAAAAGAATATCAGGAAGTTAGATAAACAGCAAACATTCATTGATGTgcagaaaaatgaaaacttttataaaaacacACTCAGCAGTCAGCGCCAAGGCTGAAATAAGTAAGCCATATATTTAATTGGTACTTGTTGCGAGTCCATATTCATGCAGGTTAACAATGAGCTATCATCAAACTTTCATGAATTAAATCCTGTGTCAGTTTAACAACTTACAAATACAGTAGAcgttcctataacgtaaatatctttttacataaattccacTCAACGtgaagaatttatgtaaagtttttgcttcgcaTTACATAAAAAGTTCCAAATAATGTAAAGCGTCAAGTCAGCGCAAGTTCTCAAATCCGATTTGAATAATGAGAATCTCACAGTTAGCCTTACAATATCATTTTCTCTTATTTATATGGGTATATCtattgtatatactagtacctcATTAATCTAGTGTGCGGTGACagatagtcaggtgtgctgataaagcaaagagaataagtaggtgcacaactattcagaaatacttaagAGGTGGtagattggtgcaggtgttagagtgtcggtttagtaatctgaatgtcatgagatgAAGTCTCGTTGAAAGCGATGTTTTACCGTAACCTCTAGCCCTGACTTtgaacagacggacagacaTCGCTATTATTATAGAAacgatatattttgttttactttattttagacatatataattttttttcttggAGGTGTAAATCTTGCTGTGTAAAAATAGATTTTGCTGTGTAGAAAATGTGAAAAAAgcaatttaaattgacattgcaGGTGTGCGCTCCCTTTAACTTAACGTACTATTACTATATTCATGGACCACGAAccgaaaaaaagaaaaaagagaaaagttgtcaatacaaaccaatactACTAGAGTTACTGCACAGTCATtaaagtcattaaattaaaaaaataagtttagTGTTTTCCTTTTTGAGAGGCCGAAGGGGTGAATTTGGGGTGACCTTAAAAGgcattaggcaatttacatttatcctaatgtttttacaaggtaaaatccctataacgtaaacgttctcGGAATGGATTATGGACATTGTAAGAACACCTACTGTAATATCTTCCTTTCACAtcagtttaaagacattttCATGAGCTGGACAAGAGGCCACTTTCTCGCTCTCTTCTTTGGCCGCCGTCACAACTATTGAGTTCATGACTCTACTTAAGTTGATATAAACCACAGGCTATTCACCAATTTGTAGTTGGTGTAAGGGTAAATGAATCAACCATCACCTAGAAATCGAGAGTAGTGTAATGAAATTGGGAGGGCATAATGGAAAGGAAAGAAATACCTTGACGTTCTGAGGCTAACATTACGAGGTTTTCATGGTCTCCAAGGTCACGGCTGCTCAATACAACGGTGGATGGCCCCTTCTCATGAAGCGCTCTCATAGCTTTTACAGCATCAGCCACAGTTGATATCTTCATACCAGTCAGGCACCTGTTGGAGGATGTCAGGTTAGTGATATCACCTTGATAAACTCAGTTAATTATAAAAAGTGCAACCGAAATTATGCTACATGCCACGGCCACCATTGATTGCCTGCAACTGTGATGTCAGGCATGGATTTCATTATAAAGGTCTAAGGATACCACCTAATGTTGAAAAATACCCTTTTTATCTCCGCCTTGCATGGAAACTAAAAATAAGATTACTTGAGTGGCCAACTCAATCCAACCTCAACTCGTTAACAAAATAACCAAACTAAAATATCGCTCTTAAAAACAATTACAAGTAAAAGATGTAATAACAAACACAAGGAAGTGCAATCAAACCGAAGTATTCCATTCTTGAAATCAATTTTACCAACTGAACCTTTTCAAGATGTCAACTCATAATCCGCCAAAGTAAAGGTATTTAAGTAAaagtataaaacaaaaatggaGCAGAGTGTAAATAGAAAAGTGCAAATGTATACTACGCAGAAGGAGCCCCGATTAGTATAATCCAAACACTTCATGTACTTACAGTAAACACCAACAATCTACAGATAAGAGACCATACATGGTGAGTAGAGGTTAACTGTATTGAAATGCTGTTCACaaataatacagtcaaacctcgtcGTATGATCACCTCTACGGACAGAATTTTCTACATGTAattttctacataaaatatgtgaaaatatttgccttGACACACCAAGCAGTTTCCAAGATCTGACAGTAAAAATTTCCCACAACTCTAAACATTGTATGTATAAGTGAACAAGCTAATAAAAGCatgtaaaatataacatatataggtGATGTTAAGGTAAATTATACCGAAGGTAAGTTTCAGTGAGTAACCCTGTGAATTTCTATCAGCCACTCTACTACGAAAGTTTATTGCTGCTTATTACACCATTAATTTAGGCTTATCTATTCAGTTTATAGATAGATTTATATAACAAATTCATTTAAATGCTGTATGTGATTACTTAAGTATTTATCGTTGCTTTTCAAGGtctggaacaaattaaacaaaatacaattcttactatagtaaaagcaGTGTCTGCTTGTCCATCCAAAGTAACGAATAGAGGttgagataaaatattgctacatatgggatttgaacccatCAATTCAgtttggtagaccaacactcttAACAAGTGCGCCGATCTACCACCCACTGGCATTTCAGAATTATTGtacgtatagttattacacctgatgatctcttactataCTGTCAAGCTACTAGTGGATTCTTAAAATAATATCTGCGCCAACATCTGACAGTTTTAAGATATGAAGCATATTTTGGATAATGGATTAATTTAGTATGTAAAGGTTTGTCTGTTCTGAGGTTACTAACTTACTCCATTTCAAACTGGTTAGGGACGACTATGTCAGCTACCGATAATACTTCGTCTTGATAGATAGGTAACAGGGCTTCGTCTACATACTACAAAGAGACAATAGCAAAATTTCAAGCTGGATAGACTGTGATGAGATGCAATATTACATTGTTAAACAATTAGTTAGTCCATGTAGACGACTTGAAAGGTACTTAATGTCGACGACTTGAAAGGTACTTGAATAAACTCTTTACTGACCAAAAAAGATTTAGCATAGAAGTGAGAAAATGTGAAACTGCTACATCTTGACGAATCTATGTGATAACGTAAACCAAGAGAAGCGCACTCGTTTGGTTTAAATCTTGAAAGGTACATGTGATTGAACCAAGAACAGGGAGCCTATGTGATTGGACAAAGAACAGAGAGCATAcaatatgtgattggacaaaGAACAGGGAGTAGATGTGATTGGACAAAGGACAAAGAGTACATGTGATTGGAAAAGGACAGGGAGTATATGTGATTGGAAAAGGACAGGGAGTATATGTGATTGCTCAAAGTACAGAGAGTACATGTGATTGGAAAAGGACAGGGAGTAGATGCGATTGGACGAAGGACAGAGAGTACATGTGATTGGAAAAGGACAGGGAGTAGATGCGATTGGAAAAAGGACCGAGAATATATGTGGTTGGACAAAGAATAGAGAGCATATGTGATTGAAAAAAGGACCAAGAGTGTATGTGATTGGACAAAGCGCAAGGATTATATATGATTGGACAAAAGGTAGAGTACATGTGATTGGACAATGGAGCGGGAGTAGATGTCATTGGAAAAAGCGCAAGGATTATATATGATTGGACAAAAGGTAGAGTACATGTGATTGAACAATGGAGTGGGAGTAGATGTGATTGGACAAAGGACAGAGAGTATATATTATTGGGAAAAGGTAAGTGTATGTCATAGGGCTAACCATGAACAATTTTATAGAGAAGACTCTGAtacgaaagaaaaaatatcatgaataaATGATTAATTATGACAACACCGTTTTAGTTCGCTGGGGCAAAATGACTGATGATTGCATGTGttagaattatcttctcttagTTCGCTAGCTGCATATCATAGTGTGAAAACTTTCAGCCAATTGTAAATAGCCAACAACCAAATATGTTAATATCCATTACAGAGCACCACCATAACAACAAAGTTGTCGAGGTAAGCGTTAGTTATAATgtgttcaataacaggtacaTCAGAGTCAGCATTGCTCTGTGCGGCAGCCCCTAGTTCTAATCAGAAAAAATCTTACCATATATAGTATTTGTCATTAAACTTAACAAAAGGTTAACTACAACATAAGATGTGTACCAGTCAACAGATCTGCGCAGAGCAAGAATGAATACTTACAAATCTTCCATCGTCTCCCATGACAGGATCGCATACTGGCAAAAGAAGAAAAACAACATGTCAGGGCTAGTCAAACATCTGCTGCTACAATAATGAGATGTATATTTCATACTTCCTCACCATATTTGAGATTTGGGTTATTAGCTTTGAGTTGTTTAGCGACAGCAACTGCCTCCCGTAAGAAACCTTTATCTCCAATATAACCTACAATAGGCTTTCAGAACTTCATATTACGCCGTACTGAATCAAGCTATCTTAGAACAACCTAAACTTTTCTGTAAGACAAAACTGCTTACACAAGCGAGACCTAGTAAAATAGATTTTATACGGAAAATACTGACGCAACTACTCGCTGTTTCCACTATGCGAATTTGGAACTGTGAGCGCGTTGAGTCACGATGCATTAagtgtttcaatagacattcACATGATGTGGATTAACGCGGgggctttgttaaaaaagataaggaattctatgccagaggtcatagcggcGCACTTCTGTCTTGTCAAATCAAAATAGGAATGACTTTGGTGTATAAAATGGAATAACTTACTCGACATTTTCTTAGACATCATTCGCAATCGTCGTTTCTATTTTTCGCAAACATGAAAAATTCGATAAACGTttgtgagtaacaaaactcaTTTGACTCGCAGGTTTTCACCGTTCCCATCTTGCGGATTATGCAAACaccgtcatggaaacatagtgagtgCTCAGCCGCAACATGCAAAGGTAAcccattttaaaatttactttctATGTTGATCAAACATTGGTAAGTATACATTATATTTTGTTCACTGAATTCTAGATACCAACAACTAAAAATTAAACTCTGTCAATGGCCGCGTAAATCATTAAAACCAATGCATTACAtaaaactttatgtaaaaaTGCTAAATCTaaacctaaattatatgtaaaaataaattgaagTAATAATCGGTAAataaaaacatggttaattGACCATAGAGACACACCTTTCTCAACTTACAATAAATAGGCTGAATTAACTTACTTTTTTCTCAGTTTGACATCTAAGGTGTAATTCTTTCCATAAGTTATTCTTCAGCTTATAAAATTGATGTCTTGATAAATTTTAGAATTACTTCGTATATAGagacaaatattttatcaaattttacgtagtatgtaaactttttaaagaCGATGATTTTAAAGACGACACACAAGGTGTTAGTGAATTTCAtgagaaagtatcgatattttggtatcatttgcgattgttttttaggtgatgtgactgccagagggtttcaagaataaaatcgacaaaacttggttGCGGTTAAAAGTCATAGaagcaaaatgacatcactagttgggCGGCTGCCTGGCTCTCTCGTTATAGATATCAGCTATAACATTCAAATTGCAGTGTTACCCAACTCTGTTCTGTCTCTTTGtcaaagtgcaactatagagGTCATAATCACACTTCAATTGAATCCGAGTGTTTTAActgagatcaagttttgtcgattttaatcttgaaacatcttggcagtcaaatcacctcaaacgtAGAAAACCATCGCAAAttgtagaaaaatattgataatcaCTGATAACATCAACTAAAACTTTGTGTGAGATCTTTAAGAAGAAGTCATCTTAAGTCAAGGTTTGGCTGAACTCACGCAATCGTGTGAAACACGTTTACTCTTTAAGACTTATGCCAGAAACCTTATAGAACACTCAATGAAATAATTCTGTATTGTATCCACTAATACATTACTCTCAAACATTATACAatgaaagtaaattttttaaacattagaTGAATAAGCCTAGAGAAGCCGATAATATTCCCTGACAGGTTTTAAGTGGCAATAACACAAAAACTGCAAACGCTTAATTACCTGTGAGCAAGTGTGAGTATTCCCCTAACAACTCATTCTTTTTTAATCCACTAAACAAATCAGCTAGCTCCTGGCTTTTAAGAATCTGTCCAGTAATGTGCTTGTATTGTGTATGTGTACAGAACTGAACAGAATTGATGGCATCAACCTCATAGCCTAATACCTACAAGTAACAATTACACATCGGCCCGTAGCAGGCAGCGAAAAAATGCTGATACCCATTGATACCAGTTAGCTTGTTTCTACCATGATTATGTAGGGTTGagatttttattacttttttggTTACCAGCAATTAAgtatttgtattttgtttacAACCAACAATAGAGCGATGTAGCTGGTGAAACTACCTTATAAACCAAAGAGCAAAAATGATCTTCacttttcttaaaggttgacttgcaacaaaattcacattacagttatttgatatgaaaagattcaccatgtcttactctgttgtgttgtaggtgcaaaatatgtggaaatgtgattacaagctcttaaaagctcaaaaacgaacagaaaatcgcagccacacgagaccgccgtagtttggattctctttccaaaacggctcaaatgtgatgtagctgtgggagatggtttctgtttacactttcatgcaaccttattcgtcaaaatatttttacaaatatacttcatgcattcaataaaaccatttctattgttcttacgcgtctgttttatcgtcattgtaatgctatcaCTTTTAGCACCGATATCTTATAACTAACCGTAAAAAtgcgtttaattttttagccttagcttgaagaagtacatatcattgtctgataatcatgacgagacTGTTGgccacttgtgataatcgaaaagtgctgcagaaattatttgtgaagtattgggtcacatgatcagattacgacttgccaattagaccaaaccgaaacaaaactgtaaagtagcgagcatctatatttgatacggggtcttcggtaaaacccgaagtgtttgtcataaactagtgctacgatgagttttatattgagctttttattggcctttcaattcacgtgagaacatcacgtgacaggacaataaccaaatttcatggctacgtcatcgaaataaagatattccaatttacagcggcttttcgtttttgagcttttaagagcttgtaatcacatttccacatatttggcacctacaacacaacagagtaagacatggtgaattttttgataccaaataactgtaatgtgaattgtattgcaagccaacctttaaataGAGCAGCTTACTAATACTGCTCTGCTTAAAGCCTCTGTTCAAAATATTTGGTAGATATTTcctgaaaaaaattaattttactataaaaattgAAGATAGAAATGATGTGCACCAGCAAATCATTTTCAAGGCTATTAAGTAGTATTGAGTATGCTCAATTACTAGGCTTTGTAGCCAATGCCTAGTACACCAGCCCATGTGACTGCTCTTTAAATTGGGACTTGTTCTCAATTAATCATTTTGTAGCAACACACAAAGGTAGAACAGATTATTCACAAAACAAGCAACTATACTAATGATGGCACTGAAAAGGATCAAGAAGTAATAACTCTGAGGTGTTACCCGAGTCAGATGTCACTTGTGCCCATCATATGCAGCTTGGACAAACCCAACTCGAAGGAGCCCAAGAGTTGATGGAAACAATTTGACAAGCCATTTCTTTCCACAGTTTGGCACTATTCTTGACAGACTGAGCCACTTAGAGATATCTGGGATATCAGGCATCCTTTGATGTTGGAGATATTCCATAAAAATGTTTGTGTAATGAGAAAACCTGCCAACCTTTTAATCATAACTGAGTGAGTGACAACAATCCAGTACATTGTTGCACAGATAATATTTGGAAGTGAAGCTGAACTTGGAAGTGTGGATCTCATGCCAACACTTTGACATGTATATTGCTATCCACCGCAGGCAGtagtaaaattaattattaatgttTAATTTGATGCCTCTTATCCGCTGCATCAGATTACATCATAGGCAGCCAGAGTACGGTGTACTCTGTTGGCTCAAGCTGAGAAAAGCGAGttgatttcattttttttctgttGCAGATTGTATAATAAGAAATGTCTGGAACATCTTTGTTATTCTCAGCATAAGATAATGGACCAGTTCTACCTCTCTGGCAACATGTAATTTAGTACTGTAAAGTAAACTCTACTGAAATGTAGCCAATAAACCGATAAGAGACTCTGTGAACAACTAAACCGATAACAGGCTCAGCCGACTCCGTGAATTGATAACAGGCTCAGTAGACTGAATCGATAACAGTCTCGGCAGACTCCGTGAACCGGTGACAGGCTTGGGGGCCTCTGTGAACCAACGAAAGGCTTGGTAGAGTCTGAACCAGAGACAGGCTTGGTAGACTCTGTGAACTAACGACAGGCTTGGTAGACTCAGTGGACCAGTGACAGGCTTGGTAGACTCAGTGAACCGGTGACAGGCTTAGTAGACTCAGTGAACTGATGACAGGCTTGGTAGACTCGGTGAACTGATGACGGGCTCCGTAGACTCCATGAACCGCTGACAGGCTCAGTAGGCTTCGTGAACAGATAACTGGTTCACAGAACAAACTCTTTGTATATAGAATGTACTCTTAGTATGGTCGCTATTACTAGTACCGAGGTAAGAAAATGTAGATTGTAACTTGCTTTAGACTGTGAACAACTTTGATTCAATTGCCAAATATTAAACAGCACAATAATAAAGCCGAGAAGAATGAAGGgatatttatgactataaactAGCACACAAACACATCTGCAACAGACGAATCACTTGCCCTTATTATCTCAATGTTTATACAAAGAAATAGGACGCCTTATAAAGTGTTATGGGTGGAAATGAAGAAGTATCCGGCACTTCCACCAGAAATGTCATGGGTAGACTTGGagaaattattttatgcataactaatccgaattcACACATatcatcagtgttgaatttgctttgtcattttattctattttgactatgctcAGTTGTGCACTTTTTTTAGCAGGtaggaactaatttgattattattggttcaggTACTAGTGAGGTGTTTAGCTATCGTAagcaatactaatatttacCCGTAGAAagtacttctttattctataagttcaacaattaaaatacacaactaacaaaattctaagcaataatattaatgacaaaagggtaaatagccaataaaagttacacccttactTGAACGGTCATCCATGTTTGCTTGCTCAGTCTCGTACGGCTGTGAGTTTCAATAGTCAGATGAGAGTCATGGCAGTCCCTATATGTAAGGGCTCGGTAGTTGAAATAGAGAAGTagaagcgaatcagctgatgaTGAAGAGAGAGTCTCGATAGGTAGGGGAATGATAGAGGATCCAGAGGCggagggaagagagagggaggctccagatggaagagggagagaggctCCAGAGGAAAAAGGGAGGGAAGCTCTAGAGGCAGAGGAACGCACCTCAACAGGCGGAGGGAGCCTCAGCAGATCCTTCAGGAAGGAGAGATAGATCGACTGCAGATAGGGAGAGAGGATGAGTCTCTCtttgagagggagagaggatgaggagctgttctcttttatagatgtctttgTTAGCTTGTGAGAAGGTGTTTAGGCGATCAggttttgttttttatgttgcATAGGGTTAGCAATAAAGTGAACTAGCCTTACTGTAAGTACGTCAAAGGAATGTAATGATtggaaatgatgactaactccaATTGTCTTGGTCGTGTCTGGTACAGGTCCCAGGTGGTTCACTTTCTTTTATTCATCTCCAAGGGCTCGACAGAGAAAGCACGTTTTAGGGGTGTTTTTTGATGGCCAGACACTATAGTGTTTTCATACAAAAAGGATATGTTTATTTAGCTTGGTTTAGTGGAAAGGGGCCAAACCTGTCTTATTGAGTTCCACACAGTGAAAAGGGGTATTCACGAGCTGTTGTGTAGTGCTCAGAgttggaaaaaaccacggtttttatgaaaaaaaccaggtttttttggtttaaaccggtttttataattttaccaaggtttttacaattttacgtCTAATTAACATcccttactatagctgcatgattgagtattgaacatacatatgtggaatcatctgttaaagatggtactgtgggagttgttaaggagaaaaaagagagaaaacatatggaaatttcagaatgagtcttaaatcaaacatgatcgatgaaatacagagcaaaaatcttatcacataaagtgaatattttacatacagctctatatATAAGTAGAAActttaatcccagtgattagtcatgtggtagtgtagagcagagcataatgcagatgcattgctagtgtttggagctgTGGCAGATGaatcaacttctatcacctgaatactagcatcactgtctaaattggtgttttcagcttgacattttgctacgtgagctttaagcctatctgcgtgacctcgcgttacgacagcacacctacTGCGtgttgccttaaaacctttgcctttcaaaacacaacaaactttataaactgaattctaacaatccaactactttggcttgtgcccaataaataaaatattagtttgcaaacttgaagcctttgcccaaaaggattttattgttttaatttctaattataagtaatcctttcttaCTGGTCAGActtgagaaaatatttattcattattagagacgatgattggattagtatatttcacatggtttttatatttcatcagtaaagagatcatcatatcacttgataaaaccaattgaaaatgaaattcactaattcattgttgtgctaggatttcatgtagtttcaacttgagctctgccatcaatttattACTGTATCCTAAATGAACTTcaacagctgataattacatataattgcatttctaccgcacatgaaccactaggagcttaaatattatgttttttcccaaaaataatgaaaaaaccaaaaaaactataaaaatcatttttttcgggctggtttaaaccactcggtttaaaccgagccaaccctggTAGTGCTTAGGAGCTGTTGAAGTCAATCTTGGAAGCCATACTGCCCTGAGCCTTTAGCTGGGGAAccgaccaaaatgtcgtttatcggttgcgtgagGAAATGACTTCTGTcactttcggtagacgtttataaagctgtcgcctagtaacaataaacaaaggctataaacgctagtaaatTTTACATGTTATCAACAAGATATTAAGGTTTAAATAACCAGGCTTAAATTGATGAATTATGGAGCTGTGATCCTGTGATCGTTAATGATTTTTTGTCTGGTCAGTatgaaaataattcagatgatggaagtgatgtaaactctgCAGACTTTAAATATACAGAAAAAAATGATGCTACTGGCGTTGGCTACACGAAAGGTATCCttctaagcatttcatacaTAGACAACTGTACATAGTCATTCAACTGACTCATCACTGTTAATGAATTGGATGTGCAGCTGAACTTGGAAGTGTGGATCTCATGCCAACACTTTGACATGTATATTACTATCCACCGCAGGCAGTAGTAAAATGGCATGTAAGTAGCGCTAAGGGGGTAAAATACCTGTACTAAGTAGTGTTAAAGGGGTAAAATCCATGTTTTAAGTAAGAGCAGTGATTGAGCCAAAAAAGGGGGCAATTAGTCTATGGTGATGAAGTGATAAgggtagttttttttataaatgtgtaagtcagtggaaaaggtgcattttataacatctcCGACTAGCCCTTGGGGATGAATAGAAGAGAGTGAAGCCCCTGAGGTACAGGTCTGATTTCTTTTAATGGCTTTCTGGCATGTCAATTGATGTTTTTTTCTTCATGAGCTACTTCCACAGGAGattctaagctgcttgtagataAGTATATGCCTGTCTTTATTGCTGGTCCTCTAATTTATTAGGTGTCACGTTCATTGTAATATTGCGGACGTCTCCGGTGTTTAGTCGTTTCTCCATTAcgctatctgcttttgctaatacttCTATACTACAAAAGCATCGGCTAAAATCTATCTAAACCAGCTACTTCTCCATATCAAGCTATTAATGATTCATTGATAACAAACCAATTGTATCTATTCTAGCAGCTTATAAAAGTAGTTTCTAATCCAGCAGCTATAGTTGACTTAAATTTACACCAACTGTAGCAATTCATACGAAAACAATGAGCATAATACCAACAACACACTAGTAAAAACATACAGAAATGAAACTTATCTATGAAGTAACAAAAACGAAAATACATATGTTAAGATTTAATCGCTCGTTCTTATCGAGGATTTCAATGAGAAAATATCCAGGCTATCATTAAATTAATTACCTGAAGCGGAAAGGTTGCACTTTTATTTCCTACGTAACCCCTCACTACATGACTTTGAATAGATAATATTCGTTTGCACGGTGCCATAGTGCCAATTACAACTGCAAATTACGCGATGCTGGCCAAGAATAATCGGTGCATTACTGTACTAAATTTGCATCAAAATAATTACCATACACTCTTTTTAGCTTGAGCTCATTTAAGATTTATGGTAAACCGATAGACTTAACGTCACGTATCACAAGAT
Proteins encoded in this window:
- the LOC137403654 gene encoding pyridoxal kinase-like isoform X2, coding for MTVQVLGYEVDAINSVQFCTHTQYKHITGQILKSQELADLFSGLKKNELLGEYSHLLTGYIGDKGFLREAVAVAKQLKANNPNLKYVCDPVMGDDGRFYVDEALLPIYQDEVLSVADIVVPNQFEMECLTGMKISTVADAVKAMRALHEKGPSTVVLSSRDLGDHENLVMLASERQGDGSYTTFQQLIPKVPTSFTGTGDLFAALLLAWLEKAPLQEACQRVIATMQHVLWRTLKEAKEEAGEGNEPTVRHLELRVIQSLTDIQQPSMSVPSPSKVAI
- the LOC137403654 gene encoding pyridoxal kinase-like isoform X1, which codes for MAPCKRILSIQSHVVRGYVGNKSATFPLQVLGYEVDAINSVQFCTHTQYKHITGQILKSQELADLFSGLKKNELLGEYSHLLTGYIGDKGFLREAVAVAKQLKANNPNLKYVCDPVMGDDGRFYVDEALLPIYQDEVLSVADIVVPNQFEMECLTGMKISTVADAVKAMRALHEKGPSTVVLSSRDLGDHENLVMLASERQGDGSYTTFQQLIPKVPTSFTGTGDLFAALLLAWLEKAPLQEACQRVIATMQHVLWRTLKEAKEEAGEGNEPTVRHLELRVIQSLTDIQQPSMSVPSPSKVAI